From the genome of Deltaproteobacteria bacterium:
GAATGATGATGAGAGCCGCTACAAGAGGAAGAAACCATTGAGTATTGAGCAGTGACTCTGGGAGAACAAATCGAAAACTCTCCGCCATCCCGTAAGCGTAGAGAGTGAGGGACAAAGTTTGTGAGAGATAAAGTGGAATACCAATGGCGCCGCCGAGTGCCAGGCCAAAACTTCTCGAGATAAGATAATAAGCGCCGCCTACGCCAACCTTCATATTGGTGGCGAGCGCACTGAGCGATAGCGACGTGAGCAGGGTGATGACATTGGCCAGCACAACAATAGCGATGGTGCCTGTTAGCCCAACATGCCCCAACACCCAGCCCATTCTCAGGTACATGATAACACCGAGGATGGTTAAGACAGTCGGTGTAAATACACCGATGAAGGTTCCCAGTTTAAGCTGAGATCCCGACGTTTCAGTATCTGTTGAATTGGCGCCTGACTGGCCTTCCATAGCGATTCCTATACCCCAACAATAAAAGGATTATTTATCTGATAATTTGGTGCGAACAAAGGTGTTTAGAGCCTGAAAAAGTGAATCTCTCAGGTTGTTTTTTTAGAATCTGAAATACTGGGTGTTTGGGGCTTTCTCTTGGGGAACGGCAGGTCAATCGTGAAGCCCACATACCGCTGACTGACGCCCAAACGATTTACCGTAATGTTTCCGCCATGGTCCTGCCAAAGGCTCTTGAGAAGCGTTAGGCGGCGCAGTGGGCCCATTCCTGCATCATCTTCATCATGTTCGAGAAGTTTCGGTGCCGTATCGGGGTTAAATTTCTCGCCATTTTGAGAGAATCGGAGAGTTAGCTCGGCGTACCGGCTGCGTTCGATCTCTACGACGACCTCAGGGCTGTCATTTTTTAGGGCCCATTGGGCACAGCATTCGAGTGAAGAGAGGAGCACACGACGAAAAATCACTGGGTTTCCCTCGTAGATTCCCGGCTCTTTAGCCAGATGCTTTAAGCGGACCTCTGTGAAATGGGCACCATTTTCTCGAACGAGAGCTTCAAACTGCTTTTGAATTTCAGGGAGGATTTGGATTTTCTCTATGGCACCGCCGTCCACTCCAGTCAGACTTCTGATCTCTTGGACAACATGTCCGGATCTCAAGACGCCCACCTGAATGTCAGCCACAACTTCATCCAGAGATTGAAATTGGCGCTTGAAAAAGCTTCTGACACTCTTTGCTTCGTCGCCGGTTCCTTTCATCAGTTTGTTGATGACCGCTTCCATTTCATCGTGGTACTCGCGGATATTGTCCATTCCGCTACCGATAAAGTTCAGAGGGTTATTGAGTTCGTGAGCGAGTTGGGCGGCCACTTGGCTGAGTGCATTCTTACGCTGTTCGTCAGCGGCTTGCCTTTCTGCGGTCCTTAGTTTCATCAGGTTTCGAACCATACTGGTGAGTTCTATTTGCTCGAAAGGCTTGCTTAAGAATCCATCCGCACCAAGCGAAATGGCCTGTTCTTTACTCTTTTTGTCAGACTTTGCGGTGAGTAAAATAACAGGAATTGCTGAAAGCCCTGCCGTCGACTTGAGTTCATTGATGAGATCCGTACCGCTCATAACAGGCATCATCCAGTCCGTTACGATTAAGTCAGGTTTATGCCTCGAGGCCATGTCGAAGCCGATTTTTCCATTTTCGGCTTCCAGAATGCTGTAGCCACGCTTGACCAGTGTATGCTCGATGAGTTTGCGCATTTCCGGCAAATCGTCCACGACCAGAATTGTTCCTTTCGAGGAACTGTGCTCTGGGGTTGGTGTGCTCTTGTTGATTTGAGCGTGTTCACTTGCATGGTAGCCGCCGTCAGCAAGCAACCAGTCTTTCACACGGAAGGTGTTGTTGCCACTTGTCTCTGGCTCTTCACAAACAGGTAAAGAGACCCAGAATCGACTTCCTAAATCGGGAATACTTTGAAGTTCCAGTTGACCGTTCATCGATTCAACCAACCTCTTGGCATAAGCTAGGCCAAGCCCGGTCCCTTCATAGCTGCGTGTTTCTGAATCATCGACTTGAGCGAAGGCGTTGAAGATGCGCTGTTGATCTTCGGCCTTAATGCCTGGACCGTTATCGGTCACGAATACTCGGGCATGATTATCAACCGACTGAATGCCCAGTTCGATCTCGCCACCGTCTGGTGTAAATTTAAGTGCATTCGAAAGTAGATTAAATATGACTTTTTCAAGTGCATCTACTTCCGAGAGAACGAAAATCAAGGGTTTATCATTGCTGTCGATAACTTCTTCAAGTTGCCTTCCTTCAATGGTCGTCTTAAAGCGGATGTGTTTTTGTAGGCATGAATAGGCAAAGTATTCGCTGCAGGTCTGCACAAACGAGACCAAGTCAACGGGTCTGATGTCGATGGT
Proteins encoded in this window:
- a CDS encoding response regulator; this translates as MQRASQSFKVLLILVVAICADCANASSSPAVRNGVLDLRNWNSQIDPQISLEGEWKFYWDQHTEPSTYNGNLRSQASTAPVPGRWSELVASGSGNQKLPSYGKATYTLDIIINPNTPKNLSLSLSKIGTSYKLFALSSNQSMLIGEMGRPGDSEPTSTAKMQNQTVSLPPLSQGSITLLIQVSNFVGPDGGMMGIPTLGLTQHVEASRDRKSVGLFLCLGALLMLCLSQILSLVSHPKSRVHRALTCLTFFALAFLALRGDLFQLLDPTGETFSFQRLHRLEFILLSAMLPCLALLYRPHLIRDGQEKTLLASFVFTGTSGLFALLQNIHGVINTLPYLSILLSLCTVALAKSMAGNTTTKPAEKKIWISGTVLLSCAFLLSSPLLNSSSIMAVVLNFNWLIAMGAFCYAGNQLETRTRTFEPQLTKNLKREVEVRTASLKKQTEKAVQDSAEAKASEYEALEAGFEAEVAREQLAEEKHKQEIFVQNISHELRTPLTLILNPLQIVANEHPNDHNLQVALHNSQRLLRLVNQLLDFQLLGRGNRTIDIRPVDLVSFVQTCSEYFAYSCLQKHIRFKTTIEGRQLEEVIDSNDKPLIFVLSEVDALEKVIFNLLSNALKFTPDGGEIELGIQSVDNHARVFVTDNGPGIKAEDQQRIFNAFAQVDDSETRSYEGTGLGLAYAKRLVESMNGQLELQSIPDLGSRFWVSLPVCEEPETSGNNTFRVKDWLLADGGYHASEHAQINKSTPTPEHSSSKGTILVVDDLPEMRKLIEHTLVKRGYSILEAENGKIGFDMASRHKPDLIVTDWMMPVMSGTDLINELKSTAGLSAIPVILLTAKSDKKSKEQAISLGADGFLSKPFEQIELTSMVRNLMKLRTAERQAADEQRKNALSQVAAQLAHELNNPLNFIGSGMDNIREYHDEMEAVINKLMKGTGDEAKSVRSFFKRQFQSLDEVVADIQVGVLRSGHVVQEIRSLTGVDGGAIEKIQILPEIQKQFEALVRENGAHFTEVRLKHLAKEPGIYEGNPVIFRRVLLSSLECCAQWALKNDSPEVVVEIERSRYAELTLRFSQNGEKFNPDTAPKLLEHDEDDAGMGPLRRLTLLKSLWQDHGGNITVNRLGVSQRYVGFTIDLPFPKRKPQTPSISDSKKTT